From Simonsiella muelleri ATCC 29453:
TTCATAATGCAAAATATTCGGGAAAATGGATTCCAACTCGGGATAGCGCGCGTGAAATTCGCCCCAGTCGTACCAAACAGGCGCGGATTTCGCCAAACGTCCGCGCATTTCGCCACAATAAAATACCAATAAAAACAAGAATGTTTGGTTTTCAGGCTGCCTAAAAAAGGTTTCGCGCTGCGGTTGATATTGTTCGCGAATATGGTCTAACAAACGGTCAATGCGTTGCAGGCTGCTTAAAGTGAAATCCAAACGGCAGGCACGTAGTTGCTTTTCAAAGGCTAAACCGTTTGTCCATGCGCTTTGTGTGGCAAAATTTTGCAGATACCACAAAGCGCGAATCGTGGTTGAGTTGGGTTGTTGTTGGGCGAGAAAATCCAGTTGAGTCGGCATGTGTTGATTGCTTTGTAGAAAAATGTTAATTGAGTGAATTTCAGGCAGCCTGCAAAATAATCAACGAGCTTTGCTGTAGGTCGGGCTGGCAGCCCGACATTTTTATTTTGTGTAGGAATTTGTCGGGCAAGCCTGCCTGACTTACGGAGTGTCTTATTCTATTTTAAAACGGCTATGAAATTGTTTTTTAATATAACATTTATCCAAAGATAATTCAAACTGCGCCACATCATTTTTTTCAGGCAGCCTGAAAAATCCCAGCTTTTCATGCAATTTCAAACTAGCGATATTGTGCGGTAAAACTTGCCCGATAATTTTCGCCGCGCCCAATTCTGCAAACGCCCACGCCAAAGCCAATCGCCCCATGCGCGAACCTTGTCCACGCGAACACGTTGGCGCGAGATAGAAACCCCATTCCCAAATATTTTCTGATTGGCGCGTAAAACTTACATACCCTTGCGCGACACCATTTACTTGATAAATCAACATGATAAAGTCAGGATTGCCCAACTGTTTCGCAAACCAAGCCGCATGATTTTCCCAAATCAATTCATCGGTGTTGAACATAAATTGGCGAATATCGGCATGATTGCGCCATTCAAAAACCTGTCGGCAATCGTCCAATGTGGCGCGGCGAATATTGGCGAAATCCTCATTTTTCGTTAAATCTTCAATGTGTTGTGCGACACGTTTCGCACCAAGCGCATCACACAAACGCACGACCTTTTCCGACATTTGCGCCAAATTTTCAGGCTGCCTGAAAAAAGCCACGCATTCGGTAAATTTTGGCGTGTCAATTTCCTGCACGTGTAGCGAAATCGCCGCGCCAACTTGTTGTAATTGCTCGGCAATCGTGCGTTGATTGTTGGCAATCACAAGCAGTAAAGTCGGCAAACCCAAACAACAACGCTCCCAAGACGTGCTGCCAGCCGCGCCAATCGCCCAATCAGATTGCGCCATCAGTTCCGCCATATTGTTTGCGTTTACAAGCACTTGGCATTCAAATGGCGCGGTTTTGGCGAATTGGCGAATGCTGTTGATATGGGGCGCGGTTTTGCCCATCACTACGGTTATTTTCAGGCTGCCTGAATTGTGTTTTTCCAATGATTTCAATATGGATAGCGTGTAATTGTCTTTGTCCACGCCAC
This genomic window contains:
- a CDS encoding GNAT family N-acetyltransferase — its product is MLINLSGVDKDNYTLSILKSLEKHNSGSLKITVVMGKTAPHINSIRQFAKTAPFECQVLVNANNMAELMAQSDWAIGAAGSTSWERCCLGLPTLLLVIANNQRTIAEQLQQVGAAISLHVQEIDTPKFTECVAFFRQPENLAQMSEKVVRLCDALGAKRVAQHIEDLTKNEDFANIRRATLDDCRQVFEWRNHADIRQFMFNTDELIWENHAAWFAKQLGNPDFIMLIYQVNGVAQGYVSFTRQSENIWEWGFYLAPTCSRGQGSRMGRLALAWAFAELGAAKIIGQVLPHNIASLKLHEKLGFFRLPEKNDVAQFELSLDKCYIKKQFHSRFKIE